A genome region from Setaria italica strain Yugu1 chromosome III, Setaria_italica_v2.0, whole genome shotgun sequence includes the following:
- the LOC101774048 gene encoding uncharacterized protein LOC101774048, producing the protein MLGSDEKRRRTLAAAIPDDLLISEVWCVCRSWRDGIAGAAFVHRHLELSRSSPPSVLAIPREVDPHDAYATTSGEISFHRLLLPPPEQALGTIGTELIFEKAWPEGITRLIIPTHRDGLVAIATATNHRVFVCNPATREFVALPLGSHNELLHLARCWYFYRNFGEVSFDEATGEWSQDCTVGHEVFTLGAGDSWEATECPPHAAGVQRPVCTRQAFYWHAVEEPLLIWFGLRDRTFAVVPRPPAGWSPHDDMADLDGRLCNAHAGAEAAAFHVWLADDRPELQWSLQFRIELLYPPDDPDIIHYMRPVISVGSKMLLAVVGKCSYLFWGTMTNEAQQEAVDLHHEVQYERPDGSKCMSQSQDGS; encoded by the exons ATGCTCGGCTCCGACGAGAAGCGCCGCCGGACCttggccgccgccatcccggaCGACCTGCTCATCTCCGAGGTCTG GTGCGTCTGCCGCTCGTGGCGCGACGggatcgccggcgccgccttcgTCCACCGCCACCTCGAGCTGTCCCGCTCCAGCCCACCCTCCGTGCTTGCCATACCCCGCGAGGTCGACCCGCACGACGCCTACGCGACGACGTCCGGTGAGATCAGcttccaccgcctcctcctacCACCGCCAGAACAGGCGCTGGGCACCATTGGCACCGAGCTCATCTTCGAGAAGGCGTGGCCGGAGGGCATCACGCGCCTTATCATACCGACGCACCGCGACGGTTTGGTCGCGATCGCCACGGCCACGAATCACAGGGTGTTCGTCTGCAACCCGGCAACAAGAGAGTTCGTCGCGCTGCCGCTCGGCAGCCATAACGAGCTACTACATCTAGCGAGATGCTG GTACTTCTACCGGAACTTCGGTGAGGTATCCTTCGACGAGGCCACCGGCGAGTGGTCGCAGGACTGCACCGTCGGCCACGAGGTCTTCACGCTCGGCGCCGGCGACTCCTGGGAGGCCACCGAAtgcccgccgcacgccgccggaGTTCAAAGGCCTGTATGCACACGGCAGGCCTTCTACTGGCACGCCGTCGAAGAGCCACTTCTGATTTGGTTCGGCCTGCGGGACAGGACGTTCGCGGTGGTGCCACGCCCTCCGGCCGGATGGAGCCCCCACGACGACATGGCGGACCTGGACGGGAGGCTGTGCAACGCCCACGCCGGcgcagaggcggcggcgttcCATGTCTGGCTGGCAGACGACAGGCCTGAGCTGCAGTGGTCGTTGCAGTTCCGCATTGAGCTCCTCTACCCGCCGGACGATCCCGATATCATCCACTACATGAGGCCGGTTATCTCCGTTGGGAGCAAGATGTTGTTAGCAGTGGTGGGCAAGTGCTCCTACCTGTTCTGGGGCACCATGACGAACGAAGCTCAGCAAGAAGCGGTGGACTTGCATCACGAGGTGCAGTACGAGCGACCGGACGGAAGCAAGTGCATGAGCCAATCGCAGGACGGAAGCTGA